From a single Lasioglossum baleicum unplaced genomic scaffold, iyLasBale1 scaffold0778, whole genome shotgun sequence genomic region:
- the LOC143220335 gene encoding thioredoxin domain-containing protein 17-like, with product MVLRHHIEGYENFFKFIKNLQSTGSVYVLFSGKKLPNGKSWCPDCVKAEPFIEEGFKAVSDSSHLVEVEVGDRPYWKNLNCPFRTNSTTKLRVLPTLAKWNTQKRLEGDECSRVDLIEMLVTDED from the exons atggTTTTACGTCACCACATTGAAGGATATgaaaacttttttaaatttattaaaaatcttcAATCTACTGGTTCGGTTTACGTACTTTTCAGTGGAAAAAAACTTCCCAATGGCAAAAGTTGGTGTCCAGACTGCGTTAAAG CGGAACCCTTCATAGAAGAAGGATTCAAAGCAGTTTCAGATTCATCACACttagttgaagttgaagttggagATCGACCATA CTGGAAGAATTTGAATTGTCCATTTCGTACAAACTCTACTACAAAATTAAGAGTTCTGCCTACATTAGCAAAATGGAATACACAAAAACGTCTGGAAGGTGATGAATGTTCAAGAGTAGATCTCATTGAAATGTTAGTTACTGATGAGgattaa
- the LOC143220332 gene encoding LOW QUALITY PROTEIN: CBP80/20-dependent translation initiation factor-like (The sequence of the model RefSeq protein was modified relative to this genomic sequence to represent the inferred CDS: inserted 5 bases in 4 codons), whose translation MVRVARLSHTKEDTIKMKDAVPQKGNNNNNNNSTNNNNNNNNNNVTTLKSKPSLEIYRPPGGRTEGTTASTTNPRLNVHAKEFTMKQNDSHPSKSRTNASERSPYYLQHSKSSGNVYRYXYAQQQQQIQHTLQQQHHQTSRHPQSGHHSTGSALRQSHPLDTSASSGNIIHGSGRVHFNMDQNDVKSNAAKPGRLTKSLSFVSTYGLKRSKSLNAADVLTPKTVNISDASELGKFXTNDQDTLLRAIEDPNLLNARTLMELVRHILERXVENRKHAESAAKICITIIEKETKETFLESLLNTCQQWYQDRIKILYDGSSYHRYSAFMTFLNEMYCQLKRRQLQLKTQQEGVPPGRVLLTLLWKCCQDCLQPPVVNSLAETDCLFFILTCIGKDLDAELPAQLQQLLGSLRDAFLAEDTILPSVRKTLLQLIELHAAHWQXPAPAVVYYYPGSTSK comes from the exons ATGGTACGTGTTGCACGCTTGTCCCACACGAAGGAAGATACGATAAAG ATGAAGGATGCGGTTCCACAGAAaggaaacaacaacaacaataataatagtaccaataataataacaacaataacaataataacgtAACTACGTTGAAAAGCAAGCCTTCCTTGGAAATATATCGACCACCAG GAGGAAGAACGGAAGGAACCACGGCGAGTACTACTAATCCGCGATTAAACGTACATGCTAAGGAGTTCACTATGAAGCAGAACGATTCGCATCCTTCTAA ATCTCGGACGAATGCTTCAGAGCGATCTCCGTATTATTTGCAACACAGCAAGTCAAGTGGCAATGTGTATCGGT CTTATGCCCAGCAACAACAACAGATACAACATACCCTTCAACAGCAACATCATCAGACATCTCGTCACCCTCAGAGTGGTCATCATTCGACGGGATCTGCATTACGACAGTCACACCCACTTGATACCTCGGCATCAAGCGGAAATATAATACAT GGCTCGGGTAGGGTCCATTTCAACATGGATCAAAACGATGTCAAATCAAATGCAGCTAAACCAGGCAGACTCACGAAATCGTTATCCTTTGTCTCGACTTATGGGTTAAAGCGATCGAAAAGCTTAAATGCGGCCGATGTGTTGACTCCGAAGACGGTAAATATTTCAGACGCGTCAGAATTAGGAAAATT CACCAATGATCAGGATACGCTTCTTAGAGCTATCGAAG ATCCAAACCTATTGAATGCTCGAACTTTAATGGAACTTGTGCGGCATATACTGGAAA TCGTCGAGAATCGGAAGCATGCTGAATCGGCAGCGAAAATTTGTATTACTATTATAGAG AAAGAGACAAAGGAAACTTTCTTAGAATCATTGTTAAACACTTGCCAACAATGGTATCAAGATCGGATAAAAATTCTCTACGATGGATCCAGTTACCATCGTTACTCCGCCTTCATGACATTCTTGAACGAGATGTATTGTCAG TTAAAGCGAAGGCAGCTTCAGTTGAAGACACAACAGGAGGGCGTTCCTCCCGGACGTGTCCTTCTCACGTTGCTTTGGAAGTGTTGCCAAGATTGCTTACAACCTCCGGTTGTAAATTCTTTGGCCGAG ACTGACTGCCTGTTCTTCATTTTAACGTGTATCGGCAAAGACTTGGACGCTGAATTGCCAGCTCAATTGCAGCAATTACTTGGAAGCCTACGAGATGCTTTTCTCGCAGAAGACACAATATTACCGTCAGTCCGGAAGACCCTGTTGCAATTGATTGAACTTCATGCCGCGCATTGGC CTCCAGCACCAGCAGTCGTTTATTATTATCCTGGTTCGACCTCGAAATGA
- the LOC143220330 gene encoding ribosomal protein S6 kinase beta-1-like, translated as MAAVFDIELHDADTVNRDESDDDVIEIGEEEYDANPNVNEITESEGVETVPISEQNVNRGRERAGPQDFELCKVIGKGGYGKVFQVRKITGNDSGTIFAMKVLRKASIIRNQKDTAHTKAERNILEAVKHPFIVDLMYAFQTGGKLYLILEYMCGGELFRHLNDEGIFLEETACFYLSEIILALQHLHLQGIIYRDLKPENILLDAEGHIKLTDFGLCKEHIQDGTVTHTFCGTIEYMAPEILTRSGHGKAVDWWSLGTLMYDMLTGSPPFTSDSRKKTIEKILRGKLNLPQYLTPDSRDLIRKLLKRQVAQRLGSGSSDAEQIKGHQFFKHINWNDVISRKLEPPFRPTLTSEDDVSQFDKRFTTSAPIDSPAEYTLSESANRVFQGFTYVAPSILEDMYSQPRVINARSPRRGNMRGFSPRGTHFHLHNNHVQNHRHNGVGHGNVEDTEMIEIG; from the exons ATGGCCGCAGTTTTCGATATCGAATTGCACGATGCGGACACGGTAAATAGGGACGAGTCTGACGATGATGTTATCGAGATTGGCGAG GAAGAGTACGATGCGAATCCAAATGTGAATGAGATAACCGA ATCGGAAGGTGTTGAAACAGTACCTATATCGGAACAGAATGTCAATCGCGGGCGAGAAAGAGCTGGACCACAGGATTTCGAGCTTTGTAAAGTTATTGGAAAGGGTGGTTATGGCAAGGTCTTTCAAGTGCGTAAAATAACGGGTAACGACAGTGGCACGATCTTTGCAATGAAG gTCTTACGTAAAGCATCAATTATAAGGAATCAAAAAGATACTGCACACACTAAAgctgaaagaaatattttagaGGCTGTAAAG CATCCTTTCATCGTAGACCTTATGTATGCTTTTCAAACTGGTGGCAAATTATATCTCATTTTGGAATATATGTGTGGTGGTGAACTATTTAGACATTTAAATGATGAAGGCATATTCCTTGAAGAAACAGCTTG TTTCTATCTATCGGAAATAATATTGGCTCTTCAACACCTCCATTTGCAAGGAATTATTTACag AGATTTAAAACCTGAAAACATCTTGTTAGATGCAGAGGGACATATAAAACTAACTGATTTTGGTCTCTGTAAAGAACATATACAAGATGGTACTGTTACACATACATTTTGTGGCACTATAGAGTATAT GGCTCCAGAAATTTTAACAAGAAGTGGGCATGGTAAAGCTGTAGATTGGTGGAGTCTTGGAACTTTGATGTATGATATGCTAACAGGTTCA CCACCATTTACATCTGATAGTAGAAAGAAGactattgaaaaaattttacgTGGCAAATTAAATCTACCACAATACCTAACACCTGACTCCAGAGATCTCATTCGAAAATTATTGAAG agGCAAGTTGCACAAAGATTAGGATCTGGTTCATCTGATGCAGAACAAATAAAAGGTCATCAATTTTTCAAGCATATCAATTGGAATGACGtcatttctcgtaaattagaaccACCTTTTAGACCAACATTGACAAGTGAAGACGATGTGTCACAATTCGATAAAAGATTTACGACATCTGCACCAATAGATTCTCCTGCAGAGTATACCTTAAGTGAATCTGCTAATAGAGTATTTCAA ggATTTACCTACGTGGCGCCTAGTATATTAGAAGATATGTATTCACAACCGCGGGTAATAAATGCTAGAAGTCCACGTAGAGGTAATATGCGAGGATTTTCTCCTCGAGGAACACACTTTCATTTACATAATAATCATGTACAAAATCATAG ACATAACGGAGTTGGGCATGGCAACGTGGAAGATACAGAAATGATCGAAATAGGCTAA